One Streptomyces sp. NBC_00554 DNA segment encodes these proteins:
- a CDS encoding thiamine pyrophosphate-binding protein codes for MGRRPALALLEILRGEGVDRVFGNPGTTELPFLAALMDAEDAPEYVLGIHEGAVVSMADGYARATGRPAFVSLHIAAGLANGLIGLLNARRSRTPLVVMAGQQDRRHLQQDPMLSGDLTGLAAPAVKATFDVQHARDLPLAVRRAFALAVRPPAGPVFLSVPMDLLTEDTEVEVPARTPTPRAGAAVGLDRAAVLLGGAARPVIVAGDGVGRENALPALVRAAEACGAPVHHQPMADYLDFPTTHALYAGMLPPRHEAIREALKPYDTVLIAGAHAFTPHHYSPGPPLPPGITVVQLDSDPDEIGRNFPADTGLVGALAPSLDRLAELLAQRVPAHTAKARVLRAGERHTAERNRTEAAARAVYSPAPLAPWAAAHAVARGLPPDAVVVEEAITVGLLLRRLVRLDRPGSYTHTVGGGLGWGIGAAVGRALAEPERPVVAVLGDGCALFGLQGLWSAARSAAPVLFVVLNNGAYRTLQDTYEAMGGQGPCPGTELGALDFTQAARFFGIDAVRAVSADQLRELVSDAGELTRPMLIDVPLR; via the coding sequence ATGGGTCGCCGCCCCGCCCTCGCCCTGCTGGAGATCCTGCGCGGCGAGGGCGTGGACCGCGTCTTCGGCAACCCCGGCACCACCGAACTGCCCTTCCTCGCCGCGCTGATGGACGCCGAGGACGCACCCGAGTACGTCCTCGGCATCCACGAGGGCGCCGTCGTCTCCATGGCCGACGGGTACGCCCGCGCCACCGGCCGGCCCGCGTTCGTCAGCCTGCACATCGCGGCGGGGCTCGCCAACGGTCTCATCGGACTGCTCAACGCCCGCCGCTCCCGCACCCCGTTGGTGGTGATGGCGGGACAGCAGGACAGGCGCCACCTCCAGCAGGACCCCATGCTGTCGGGCGATCTGACCGGCCTCGCCGCACCCGCCGTGAAGGCCACCTTCGATGTCCAGCACGCCCGTGACCTGCCACTCGCCGTGCGCCGCGCCTTCGCCCTCGCCGTACGGCCGCCCGCGGGGCCGGTGTTCCTCTCCGTACCCATGGACCTGCTCACCGAGGACACCGAGGTCGAGGTTCCGGCCCGCACCCCGACACCCCGCGCCGGAGCGGCCGTCGGCCTGGACCGTGCCGCGGTCCTGCTCGGCGGCGCGGCCCGCCCGGTGATCGTCGCCGGGGACGGCGTGGGCCGCGAGAACGCCCTCCCTGCGCTCGTACGCGCCGCCGAGGCCTGCGGCGCGCCCGTCCACCATCAGCCGATGGCCGACTATCTGGACTTCCCCACCACACACGCCTTGTACGCGGGCATGCTGCCGCCGCGCCACGAGGCGATCCGCGAGGCCCTCAAGCCGTACGACACCGTCCTCATCGCCGGTGCGCACGCGTTCACCCCGCACCACTACAGCCCGGGCCCTCCGCTGCCGCCCGGCATCACGGTCGTGCAGCTCGACTCCGACCCGGACGAGATCGGCCGCAACTTCCCCGCCGACACCGGGCTCGTCGGCGCCCTCGCGCCCTCGCTCGACCGGCTGGCCGAGCTGCTGGCCCAGCGAGTGCCCGCGCACACCGCGAAGGCCCGGGTGCTGCGGGCGGGTGAACGGCACACGGCCGAGCGCAACCGTACGGAAGCCGCAGCCCGCGCCGTGTACTCCCCGGCGCCGCTCGCGCCCTGGGCCGCCGCCCACGCCGTGGCGCGCGGCCTGCCACCCGACGCCGTGGTCGTCGAAGAGGCCATCACCGTGGGCCTGTTGCTGCGGCGGCTCGTGCGCCTCGACCGCCCCGGCAGCTATACGCATACTGTCGGCGGCGGTCTCGGCTGGGGGATCGGGGCGGCTGTCGGCCGTGCGCTCGCCGAGCCGGAGCGGCCGGTGGTCGCGGTACTCGGCGACGGCTGTGCGCTGTTCGGGCTGCAGGGGCTGTGGAGCGCGGCGCGCAGTGCGGCACCGGTGCTGTTCGTGGTGCTGAACAACGGCGCCTACCGCACCCTTCAGGACACGTACGAGGCCATGGGCGGCCAGGGCCCCTGCCCCGGCACCGAGTTGGGCGCACTCGACTTCACACAGGCGGCACGGTTCTTCGGGATCGACGCGGTGCGGGCGGTGAGCGCGGACCAGCTGCGCGAACTCGTCTCCGACGCAGGCGAGTTGACCCGCCCGATGCTGATCGACGTACCACTTCGGTGA
- a CDS encoding sugar ABC transporter substrate-binding protein yields MPAALALLAAAAGCGDGNGSGSGSGGKLNMGIAVANISLNFAHEMVLGAESAADHAGNIDFKAVGPPNTDGPAEVQLFQNLTARAKDGIVLENLDPPIFTRPAARAVDQGIPIVALDTSPTDGSKVNFYVGNDNYALGELMATEALKRLGDDPKGEIVIGVPNPGTPVLDNRAKGISDTFAKEAPNVKVLGPFQTYSDPGQNYSSWSAQVNAHPDALAFLGVGDADSYNLAKIKKAEQGTWLTAGFDVDPKTLDAVKDGSNFVTIDPQHFLKGYLSTAMLIEAVRENDGKLLDGWFLSPGGVVDKTNIDDIIARQKTPEAAYDWYKPTIDKLLGDQEAQLKPLKDAR; encoded by the coding sequence GTGCCCGCCGCGCTTGCTCTCCTCGCTGCCGCCGCCGGCTGCGGCGACGGGAACGGCTCGGGCTCAGGCTCGGGCGGAAAGCTGAACATGGGCATCGCGGTCGCCAACATCAGCCTGAACTTCGCCCATGAGATGGTCCTCGGCGCCGAGAGCGCGGCGGACCACGCGGGGAACATCGACTTCAAGGCGGTCGGTCCGCCCAACACCGACGGGCCCGCCGAGGTGCAGCTCTTCCAGAACCTCACCGCGCGCGCCAAGGACGGCATCGTCCTGGAGAACCTCGACCCGCCGATCTTCACCCGGCCCGCCGCGCGCGCCGTAGACCAGGGCATCCCGATCGTCGCCTTGGACACCTCGCCGACCGACGGCAGCAAGGTGAACTTCTATGTGGGCAACGACAATTACGCACTCGGCGAGCTCATGGCGACGGAAGCTCTGAAGCGGCTCGGCGACGACCCGAAGGGGGAGATCGTCATCGGCGTGCCCAACCCGGGGACGCCAGTGCTCGACAACCGGGCCAAGGGCATCTCCGACACCTTCGCGAAGGAGGCCCCGAACGTGAAGGTCCTGGGCCCCTTCCAGACGTACAGCGACCCCGGGCAGAACTACAGCTCCTGGTCGGCGCAGGTGAACGCGCACCCCGACGCGCTCGCCTTCCTGGGCGTCGGTGACGCCGACAGCTACAACCTCGCGAAGATCAAGAAGGCCGAGCAGGGCACCTGGCTCACGGCCGGCTTCGACGTCGACCCGAAGACGCTCGACGCGGTCAAGGACGGCTCGAACTTCGTCACCATCGACCCGCAGCACTTCCTCAAGGGCTATCTGTCGACCGCGATGCTGATCGAGGCGGTGCGCGAGAACGACGGCAAGCTGCTCGACGGCTGGTTCCTGTCCCCCGGCGGGGTCGTGGACAAGACCAACATCGACGACATCATCGCGCGGCAGAAGACCCCAGAGGCGGCGTACGACTGGTACAAACCGACGATCGACAAGCTGCTCGGCGACCAGGAGGCCCAGCTCAAGCCCCTGAAGGACGCGCGCTGA
- a CDS encoding SDR family NAD(P)-dependent oxidoreductase — translation METRTALVTGAAQGLGQEFAVALAGRGYRVAGIDLVPQPETAKRVLDYVELIADVTDEEQIRDALERVIDRFGTLHVLVNNAGVYPELDFEDTTPEEWRRVMRVNLEAPFLLSRAVLPYLKEAGWGRIVNIVSAAVLTAPPTMVAYVSSKAGLIGFTRALASALGPCGITVNAIAPSMVRTATAERTVGADGGFEHVRAQQAVPRTQEPSDLVSTLLYVVDEGSGFLTGQTLNVAGGSAYL, via the coding sequence ATGGAGACACGTACCGCCCTGGTGACCGGAGCGGCACAGGGCCTCGGGCAGGAGTTCGCCGTCGCGCTCGCCGGGCGTGGCTACCGAGTCGCGGGGATCGATCTCGTTCCGCAGCCCGAGACGGCCAAACGGGTGCTGGACTACGTGGAGTTGATCGCCGACGTCACCGACGAGGAGCAGATCAGGGACGCGCTGGAGCGTGTCATCGACCGGTTCGGGACACTGCACGTCCTCGTCAACAACGCTGGCGTGTACCCGGAGTTGGACTTCGAGGACACCACGCCCGAGGAGTGGCGTCGGGTCATGCGAGTCAATCTGGAGGCGCCGTTCCTGCTGTCCCGCGCCGTGCTGCCGTATCTGAAGGAGGCGGGCTGGGGCCGGATCGTGAACATCGTGTCGGCGGCCGTTCTGACCGCGCCCCCGACGATGGTCGCGTACGTCTCCTCGAAGGCGGGCCTGATCGGCTTCACGCGCGCGCTGGCCTCCGCGCTCGGGCCCTGCGGCATCACCGTCAATGCGATCGCGCCGAGCATGGTCCGCACCGCCACCGCCGAGCGGACCGTCGGCGCGGACGGCGGCTTCGAGCACGTCCGCGCCCAGCAGGCCGTCCCCAGGACCCAGGAGCCGTCCGATCTCGTCTCGACCCTGCTGTACGTCGTCGACGAGGGCAGCGGTTTCCTGACCGGCCAGACCCTCAATGTGGCCGGCGGTTCCGCCTACTTGTAG
- a CDS encoding MerR family transcriptional regulator gives MTTDTEEPALTVDELAARAGVTVRTVRFYSTKGLLPPPVIGPRRVGHYSQEHLARLALIEELQRQGMTLAAIERHLQQLPAGLSAHDLAIHRAVVASWAPDAAEDVTREELERRAGRSLGEEELDRLAAMSVITRTADSFRVDPGLLRLGVQLLDVPIAHETILAARTVLLEHSRAAAHELSALLRDAVGERESVAAVKSLSAHMQPLVVQALLTTFQRSLKEELREWLKES, from the coding sequence ATGACCACGGACACCGAGGAGCCGGCGCTCACGGTCGATGAGCTGGCCGCGCGTGCGGGGGTCACGGTCCGTACGGTCCGTTTCTACAGCACCAAGGGGCTGCTGCCGCCGCCGGTGATCGGTCCTCGGCGCGTGGGGCACTACAGCCAGGAGCATCTGGCCCGGCTCGCGCTCATCGAGGAGTTGCAGCGCCAGGGCATGACGCTGGCCGCGATCGAGCGTCATCTCCAGCAGCTGCCGGCCGGCCTGAGCGCCCACGACCTCGCCATCCACCGTGCCGTGGTGGCCTCCTGGGCGCCCGACGCGGCGGAGGACGTGACGCGCGAGGAGCTGGAGCGGCGGGCAGGGCGCTCACTGGGCGAGGAGGAGCTGGACCGGCTCGCCGCGATGAGCGTCATCACTCGGACCGCGGACTCGTTCCGCGTGGACCCGGGGTTGCTGCGGCTCGGCGTACAGCTCCTCGACGTACCCATCGCGCACGAGACGATCCTCGCGGCCCGGACCGTACTCCTTGAGCACTCGCGCGCGGCGGCCCACGAGCTGTCCGCGCTGCTGCGTGACGCGGTGGGCGAGCGCGAGTCCGTGGCGGCGGTGAAGTCGCTGTCGGCGCATATGCAGCCGCTGGTGGTGCAGGCGCTGCTGACCACGTTCCAGCGCTCGCTGAAGGAAGAGCTCCGGGAGTGGCTCAAGGAGTCCTGA
- a CDS encoding adenosine kinase produces the protein MSTEIDVLVLGGSGVDTIVYVPELPLPYADSYMIRPGIETRAGQSGDFVALGVHTLGLRTHHLDMIGDDHEGELIRALHRDRGIPLTEVHQPGGTKRAVNLVDPEGRRLSLYDESRSRETDRLPEETVRALAGASRHAHVVITYPCAFTLLALREAGVTLSTDLHNWDGENPYHEAFAHAADVVFVSTTALPDPERTMRQIVERGRAEVVVAMAGADGAYLLADDEVTHIPAVTPPAPVVDSNGAGDAFASGFLLGWLAGEPPKRCALYGAVAGAHACTVPSTRADAISREELLTRVKELEADGAHPPHVTPQ, from the coding sequence ATGAGCACCGAGATCGACGTCCTCGTCCTGGGAGGCTCGGGCGTGGACACGATCGTGTACGTCCCCGAACTCCCGCTCCCGTACGCCGACAGTTACATGATCCGGCCCGGCATCGAGACCCGCGCCGGCCAGAGCGGGGACTTCGTCGCCCTCGGCGTGCACACCCTGGGCCTGCGCACGCACCACCTCGACATGATCGGCGACGACCACGAGGGCGAGCTGATCCGCGCGCTGCACCGCGACCGGGGCATCCCGCTCACCGAGGTCCACCAGCCCGGCGGCACCAAGCGCGCGGTCAATCTCGTGGACCCCGAAGGACGGCGGCTGTCGCTGTACGACGAGAGCCGCTCGCGGGAGACCGACCGGCTGCCCGAGGAGACGGTCCGGGCGCTGGCCGGGGCCAGCCGTCACGCGCATGTCGTCATCACCTACCCGTGCGCCTTCACGCTCCTCGCGCTGCGGGAGGCCGGGGTGACCCTCTCGACCGACCTGCACAACTGGGACGGCGAGAATCCCTACCACGAGGCGTTCGCCCACGCCGCCGACGTCGTGTTCGTGTCCACCACCGCGCTGCCCGACCCGGAGCGGACGATGCGGCAGATCGTCGAGCGGGGCCGGGCAGAGGTGGTCGTCGCCATGGCCGGAGCCGACGGCGCGTACCTGCTGGCGGACGACGAGGTGACCCACATCCCGGCGGTCACACCCCCCGCCCCGGTGGTGGACTCCAACGGCGCGGGCGACGCCTTCGCCTCAGGCTTCCTCCTCGGATGGCTGGCCGGCGAGCCGCCCAAGCGTTGCGCCCTGTACGGCGCGGTGGCCGGCGCCCACGCCTGCACCGTGCCGTCGACGCGGGCGGACGCCATCAGCCGCGAGGAACTCCTGACCCGCGTCAAGGAGTTGGAAGCCGATGGCGCCCACCCGCCTCACGTCACACCTCAGTGA
- a CDS encoding sugar ABC transporter ATP-binding protein, translated as MSEGDDMLVARDLVKSYGGVKALDGAGIRLRGGEVHALVGENGAGKSTLVRILSGTVAADAGTVDLAEEARAGGIAVVSQELSLFPDLTVRENLYPYRPPRRFGLLDRRAMDRAAGPVLAELGLDVDPGAGLGELTLADQQLTEIARALLRRPKVLVLDEPTSALPAAAVDRLEQVLRTLTGQGIAVLYVTHFLEEVMRFAQRVTVLRDGRVALAGARREEVDVPELVTAMLGGQPPPPVRRTRVVADGPPPVVLSEVSVPGRLSDVTFTVRAGEVVGVAGLQGAGHLDALEVVCGRASISAGRVDVGGKGLPRSLRDAVRAGVAFVPSDRKRYGLMAERTVWENATSVSWLALGRGGVLPSQGELVRRTGDLTQRLRLRGGPYDVVGRLSGGNQQKVVFAKWLATEPRVVVLDDPTRGVDVGVRAEMHRIVGELAAGGAAVLLASTDLAELTEVCDRVLVFVRGRVVGEVYGERLTEHALAVAVQSGVARSAGD; from the coding sequence ATGAGTGAGGGCGACGACATGCTCGTGGCGCGGGACCTCGTCAAGTCCTACGGCGGGGTCAAGGCGCTGGACGGAGCGGGCATCAGGCTGCGCGGCGGCGAAGTGCACGCGCTCGTCGGCGAGAACGGCGCCGGTAAGTCGACGCTGGTGCGAATCCTGTCGGGCACGGTGGCGGCGGACGCCGGGACCGTTGACCTCGCGGAGGAGGCGCGGGCGGGTGGAATCGCCGTCGTCTCCCAGGAGTTGAGCCTCTTCCCCGACCTCACCGTCCGCGAGAACCTCTACCCCTACCGGCCGCCCCGCCGCTTCGGCCTGCTCGACCGGCGTGCCATGGACCGCGCCGCCGGTCCGGTCCTCGCCGAGCTCGGACTCGACGTCGACCCCGGTGCGGGTCTCGGCGAACTCACCCTGGCCGACCAGCAGTTGACGGAGATCGCGCGGGCGCTGCTGCGGCGCCCCAAAGTACTGGTCCTCGACGAGCCGACCTCCGCACTGCCCGCCGCCGCCGTCGACCGCCTCGAACAGGTGCTGCGCACCCTCACCGGGCAGGGCATCGCGGTCCTGTACGTCACCCACTTCCTGGAGGAGGTGATGCGCTTCGCGCAGCGCGTGACCGTGCTGCGGGACGGGCGCGTCGCACTGGCCGGTGCCCGGCGCGAGGAGGTCGACGTGCCGGAGCTGGTGACGGCGATGCTGGGCGGACAGCCGCCTCCGCCCGTACGCCGCACGCGGGTCGTCGCCGACGGGCCGCCGCCGGTGGTGCTGTCCGAGGTGAGTGTGCCGGGGCGGCTCTCCGACGTCACCTTCACCGTGCGCGCCGGGGAGGTGGTCGGTGTGGCCGGGCTCCAAGGGGCGGGCCATCTCGACGCGTTGGAGGTGGTGTGCGGGCGTGCGTCGATCTCGGCGGGGCGTGTCGATGTGGGGGGCAAGGGGCTGCCGCGCTCTCTGCGGGACGCCGTCCGTGCGGGGGTCGCTTTCGTGCCCAGTGACCGTAAGCGGTACGGGCTGATGGCCGAGCGTACGGTCTGGGAGAACGCGACCTCGGTGAGCTGGCTGGCTCTGGGGCGTGGTGGAGTGCTCCCCTCGCAGGGTGAACTGGTCAGGCGTACCGGTGACTTGACGCAGCGGTTGCGGCTGCGTGGCGGTCCCTACGACGTCGTCGGCCGGCTGTCCGGGGGCAATCAGCAGAAGGTCGTCTTCGCCAAGTGGCTTGCCACCGAGCCGCGGGTTGTCGTTCTGGACGATCCGACGCGGGGTGTGGATGTCGGGGTGCGGGCCGAAATGCATCGCATCGTGGGTGAGTTGGCTGCGGGTGGGGCGGCGGTTCTGCTCGCGTCGACGGATTTGGCGGAGCTGACCGAGGTGTGCGATCGGGTGTTGGTGTTCGTGCGGGGGCGGGTGGTGGGTGAGGTGTACGGGGAGCGGCTCACGGAGCATGCGTTGGCTGTGGCGGTGCAGTCGGGGGTTGCGCGGTCGGCTGGGGACTAG
- a CDS encoding ABC transporter permease, with translation MTETERAVDDAERAREQGGDERRLRLPSGWPRPHWSRVRRLVPDELGVLVVLGLLIAGIGIPYPDFLDTDNLLTTAHNSVYISLMACGMVFALAMREVDLSVGGTYAMCLVVGALLIRDGTAPWLAVPVILLTGTLLGVFNALVTTLLALPSFIVTLGTLMLFRGVGLALADGKQITDLPLNDSFFTLAGGDAGGVPFALWVLVAVVVVLTVVLTRTRFGARVRAIGSNPDAAEFSGIPVVRTRVQALALSGLTTACAAALALAFYGAGDPTLGQGYELQAIAACIIGGTPLAGGRGSVVGAVAGAMILSVVASGLVFFEVPINWTSFATGGVILVAVAADSALRRSGRRRR, from the coding sequence ATGACCGAGACCGAGCGTGCCGTGGACGACGCCGAGCGCGCCCGTGAACAGGGCGGCGACGAACGGCGGTTGAGGCTGCCGTCCGGCTGGCCCCGGCCGCACTGGTCCCGAGTCCGGAGACTGGTCCCGGACGAGCTGGGCGTGCTGGTCGTCCTCGGGCTGCTGATCGCCGGGATCGGTATCCCGTACCCGGACTTCCTCGACACCGACAACCTGCTCACCACCGCCCACAACTCCGTCTACATCTCGCTGATGGCGTGCGGAATGGTGTTCGCGCTCGCCATGCGCGAGGTCGATCTGTCGGTGGGCGGCACCTACGCGATGTGCCTGGTCGTCGGGGCGCTGCTGATACGGGACGGCACGGCACCGTGGCTGGCGGTCCCCGTGATCCTGCTCACCGGGACCCTGCTCGGTGTCTTCAACGCGCTGGTCACGACGCTGCTCGCGCTGCCCTCGTTCATCGTGACGCTGGGCACTCTGATGCTGTTCCGAGGCGTGGGGCTCGCGCTCGCCGACGGCAAGCAGATCACCGATCTGCCGCTGAACGACTCGTTCTTCACGCTCGCGGGCGGCGACGCGGGCGGTGTGCCGTTCGCCCTGTGGGTGCTGGTCGCGGTGGTCGTGGTGCTGACGGTCGTACTGACCCGGACGCGCTTCGGCGCCCGGGTGCGGGCGATCGGATCCAACCCGGACGCCGCCGAGTTCAGCGGCATCCCCGTCGTCCGCACCCGGGTCCAGGCGCTCGCCCTGTCGGGGCTGACCACGGCCTGCGCGGCGGCGCTCGCGCTCGCCTTCTACGGCGCAGGTGACCCGACTCTAGGCCAGGGCTACGAGTTGCAGGCCATCGCCGCCTGCATCATCGGCGGCACTCCGCTCGCGGGAGGGCGCGGATCGGTGGTCGGGGCAGTGGCCGGAGCGATGATCCTGTCGGTCGTCGCCTCGGGGCTCGTGTTCTTCGAAGTACCCATCAACTGGACGTCGTTCGCGACCGGCGGAGTGATTCTCGTCGCCGTGGCGGCGGACAGCGCGCTGCGCCGCAGCGGACGGCGACGCCGATGA
- a CDS encoding IclR family transcriptional regulator produces MTDGTAPKSVLARGAALLRACGDSEGALSLAELALRTGLPKPTAHRLIGELVRLELVERTDDGHYRIGLDLFVLGQSAPSARELRDIALPYLGDLHEETHENVHLAVPDGTDTLFLEKITGRRATPIVSRAGGRLPAHCTATGKVFLAHDPRPPHLSLPRLTPRTLTLPGQLARDLAATRVRGYGVNLEEAEIGISAVAAPVYERARGPRPIASISVTAGTRRLDVDRISARVCAAARALTRALSA; encoded by the coding sequence ATGACGGACGGGACGGCGCCCAAGTCGGTGCTCGCTCGCGGAGCGGCGCTGCTACGTGCCTGCGGGGACTCCGAGGGTGCGCTGAGCCTCGCCGAGCTCGCGCTCCGCACAGGGCTGCCCAAGCCGACCGCGCACCGCCTGATCGGCGAGCTGGTCCGGCTCGAACTCGTCGAGCGCACCGACGACGGCCACTACCGGATCGGGCTCGACCTCTTCGTACTCGGCCAATCAGCGCCGTCCGCACGGGAGTTGAGGGACATCGCGCTGCCCTACCTCGGCGACCTCCATGAGGAGACGCACGAGAACGTGCATCTCGCCGTCCCCGACGGGACCGACACCCTCTTCCTGGAAAAGATCACCGGCCGCCGCGCCACCCCGATCGTCTCGCGCGCCGGCGGCCGCCTGCCGGCCCACTGCACCGCCACCGGCAAGGTCTTCCTCGCCCACGACCCCAGGCCCCCGCACCTCTCCCTGCCCCGCCTCACCCCGCGCACCCTCACCCTGCCGGGCCAGCTCGCCCGCGACCTCGCCGCGACCCGAGTCCGCGGCTACGGCGTCAACCTGGAGGAAGCGGAGATCGGCATCTCCGCGGTAGCCGCCCCGGTCTACGAACGCGCCCGCGGCCCCCGCCCCATAGCCTCCATCTCCGTCACCGCGGGCACGCGGCGTTTGGACGTGGACCGGATAAGCGCGCGGGTGTGCGCGGCGGCACGGGCGCTGACGCGCGCGTTGTCGGCTTGA
- a CDS encoding macro domain-containing protein: MSEIAYVRGDATVPLGKGVKVIAHVCNDIGGWGKGFVLAVSRRWPEPEAAYRAWHRDRARNDFGLGAAQFVQVERYVWVANLVGQRGIRTGSKGVPVRYEAIDAALGLLAGKAAGLGASVHMPRIGCGLAGGKWSRVEPLVMERLVKPGIAATVYDHGG, from the coding sequence ATGTCAGAGATCGCGTACGTTCGCGGTGACGCCACCGTGCCATTGGGGAAAGGCGTCAAGGTGATCGCCCATGTCTGCAACGACATCGGGGGATGGGGGAAGGGCTTCGTACTCGCCGTCTCCCGCCGCTGGCCGGAACCCGAGGCGGCGTACCGAGCCTGGCACCGGGACCGCGCACGCAACGACTTCGGCCTGGGGGCGGCGCAGTTCGTCCAGGTCGAGCGGTACGTGTGGGTGGCGAACCTGGTCGGCCAGCGGGGCATACGCACGGGCAGCAAGGGGGTGCCCGTGCGCTACGAGGCCATCGACGCCGCCCTCGGACTGCTGGCCGGCAAAGCCGCCGGGCTCGGTGCGTCCGTCCACATGCCCCGGATCGGCTGCGGTCTGGCCGGTGGCAAGTGGTCCCGCGTGGAGCCGCTCGTCATGGAGCGGCTGGTGAAGCCGGGGATCGCTGCGACGGTGTACGACCACGGGGGCTGA